The Planktothrix tepida PCC 9214 genome has a segment encoding these proteins:
- a CDS encoding Uma2 family endonuclease has protein sequence MVQTDPPRSPKEVLPTMYDLKSEDPEEPGLPDEFHDLQPELLRITFHPPGYSPDSVFIASDLNLYYDPHHLNWYKRPDWFAVMGVSRLYEQRDLRLSYVTWQEGVNPFVVVELLSPGTEAEDLGQTLREIHQPPTKWEVYERILRIPYYVVFSRYTNELRVFQNNASRYQELTVSNSRVWMPELELGLGLWQGCYQGIAGCWLRWYDQNQNWIPTPTEQIEQERQKVEELEALLQRYREQYGDLS, from the coding sequence ATGGTTCAAACTGACCCCCCACGTTCCCCGAAAGAAGTCCTACCGACGATGTATGACCTCAAAAGTGAAGACCCGGAGGAACCCGGTTTGCCAGACGAATTCCATGATTTACAACCCGAATTATTGAGAATAACGTTTCATCCCCCCGGTTATTCTCCTGACTCGGTTTTTATTGCCAGTGACCTCAATCTCTATTATGACCCTCACCATTTGAACTGGTATAAACGCCCAGATTGGTTTGCAGTTATGGGGGTATCTCGGTTATATGAACAACGGGATTTACGCTTAAGTTATGTAACTTGGCAAGAAGGAGTAAACCCGTTTGTGGTGGTAGAATTATTATCACCCGGAACAGAAGCCGAAGATTTAGGTCAAACCTTGCGGGAAATTCATCAACCTCCGACAAAATGGGAAGTCTACGAACGGATTTTACGCATTCCTTATTATGTAGTTTTTAGTCGTTATACCAATGAACTGCGGGTGTTTCAAAATAATGCCAGTCGCTATCAGGAATTAACGGTTTCAAATTCACGGGTTTGGATGCCCGAATTAGAATTAGGTTTAGGATTATGGCAAGGATGTTATCAAGGAATTGCAGGATGTTGGTTGCGTTGGTATGATCAAAATCAGAATTGGATACCAACACCGACAGAACAAATAGAACAAGAACGACAAAAAGTTGAAGAATTAGAAGCCCTATTGCAGCGTTATCGAGAACAATATGGCGATTTATCCTAA
- a CDS encoding prohibitin family protein, with protein sequence MKRAEPQTGLTSIILGIALAILALISVNSFVIVNPGQAGVLSILGKAQDGVLLEGIHFKPPLVSNVDIYDLTVQKFEVPAQSSTKDLQQLSASFAINFRLDPVQVVRIRREQGTLQNVVSKVVAPQTQESFKIAAAKRTIEEAITQRELLKSDFDEALNERLDKYGIIVLDTSVVDLAFSPEFAKAVEEKQIAEQRARRAVYIAKEAEQQAQADINRAKGTAEAQRLLAETLKATGGQLVLQKEAIEAWEKGGAQMPKVLILNGDNKSMVPFLFNLGNLPEMGYE encoded by the coding sequence ATGAAAAGAGCAGAACCTCAAACAGGTTTAACCAGTATTATTTTAGGAATTGCATTAGCAATATTGGCGTTAATCTCTGTCAATTCCTTTGTTATTGTTAACCCTGGTCAAGCAGGAGTATTGAGTATTTTAGGAAAAGCGCAAGATGGGGTATTATTAGAAGGAATTCATTTTAAACCTCCCTTAGTTTCTAATGTTGACATTTATGATTTAACGGTGCAGAAATTTGAAGTACCTGCCCAAAGTTCTACAAAGGATTTACAACAGTTATCGGCGAGTTTTGCCATTAACTTTAGGCTTGACCCGGTACAAGTCGTCAGAATTAGACGAGAACAGGGAACGTTACAAAATGTTGTTTCTAAAGTAGTTGCTCCCCAAACCCAAGAATCTTTTAAAATTGCAGCAGCAAAACGAACCATTGAAGAAGCAATTACGCAACGGGAATTATTGAAATCAGACTTTGATGAAGCACTGAATGAACGATTAGATAAATATGGAATTATTGTCTTAGATACCAGTGTGGTTGATTTGGCTTTTTCTCCTGAATTTGCCAAAGCGGTTGAAGAAAAACAAATTGCTGAACAACGAGCAAGACGGGCAGTTTATATTGCGAAAGAAGCAGAACAACAAGCTCAAGCTGATATTAATCGGGCAAAAGGAACGGCGGAAGCTCAACGATTATTAGCAGAAACATTGAAAGCCACAGGGGGACAATTAGTCTTACAAAAAGAAGCTATTGAAGCTTGGGAAAAGGGAGGAGCCCAAATGCCAAAAGTGTTGATTTTGAATGGGGATAATAAAAGTATGGTGCCGTTTTTATTTAATTTAGGAAATCTCCCAGAAATGGGTTATGAATAA
- a CDS encoding family 10 glycosylhydrolase, giving the protein MFSLMIHQQHFSRLLLSFLITFSLNPFLLASVARSQTLAYCKLSPQAIAQKESLRQTALTGDAQGIQNYNTILIQHAQQVNQCRQRINPKTQAIWLRLYPCDARPGEIERILDNIINQGYNKVYLEVFYDGQVLLPASKNPTAWLSAMRSPGMENRDLLAETIQKGRQRGLKVYAWMFMLNYGYTYTLKPDKQTVLARNGKGETTTTAVIDQTKIDEYGESFVNQGFVDPYHPTARQDYLTLLNAILQRRPDGVLFDYVRYPKGLGGESVATKVKDLWIYGEASQQAFLNRASSQKGKDLMQRFIQQGFITENDVKAVTEKYPDEKDKPYWPDEKQWKTLASVPKLGETLQLQLWRLSVAHARQGVLDFLATVTQPVQSQGIPAGAVFFPEGNRKIGAMGFDSRMQPWDQFSPSIEWHPMSYAVCGETNCITAQVQQVIQQAPPGTQVIPALAGDWGKSIKNRPSLEQQMVNISAMIPQINAFSHYGYDWQDLEETRQRKFCK; this is encoded by the coding sequence ATGTTTAGTTTAATGATTCATCAACAGCATTTTTCCAGATTGTTATTGAGTTTCTTGATAACTTTTTCCTTGAATCCTTTCCTGTTAGCGTCTGTCGCTCGTTCTCAAACTTTAGCTTATTGTAAATTATCTCCGCAAGCGATCGCTCAAAAAGAAAGTTTACGACAAACCGCATTAACCGGAGATGCCCAGGGTATTCAAAACTATAATACCATTTTAATTCAACACGCTCAACAAGTCAATCAATGTCGTCAACGAATTAACCCCAAAACTCAAGCGATATGGTTACGATTATATCCCTGTGATGCTCGACCCGGAGAAATTGAGCGGATTTTAGATAATATTATTAATCAAGGCTATAACAAAGTTTATTTAGAAGTATTTTATGATGGTCAAGTGTTGTTACCTGCTAGTAAAAATCCCACTGCTTGGCTATCAGCAATGCGATCGCCAGGAATGGAAAACCGCGATTTATTAGCAGAAACCATCCAAAAAGGTAGACAACGGGGCTTAAAAGTTTATGCTTGGATGTTTATGTTAAATTATGGTTATACTTATACTTTAAAACCCGATAAACAAACTGTTTTAGCTCGTAATGGTAAGGGAGAAACAACAACAACAGCAGTCATTGATCAAACGAAAATCGACGAATATGGCGAAAGTTTTGTCAATCAAGGGTTTGTTGATCCCTATCATCCCACTGCTAGACAAGATTATTTGACCTTATTAAATGCTATTTTACAACGTCGTCCAGATGGCGTTTTATTTGATTATGTCCGCTATCCCAAAGGGTTAGGAGGAGAATCCGTTGCGACCAAAGTAAAAGATTTATGGATTTATGGAGAAGCGTCTCAACAAGCATTTTTAAATCGAGCCAGTAGTCAAAAAGGCAAAGACTTAATGCAGCGATTTATACAGCAAGGATTTATTACTGAAAATGATGTAAAAGCGGTGACAGAAAAATACCCTGATGAAAAAGATAAACCTTATTGGCCTGATGAGAAACAGTGGAAAACTTTAGCTTCTGTTCCTAAACTGGGAGAAACATTACAATTACAATTATGGCGGTTAAGTGTTGCCCATGCTAGACAGGGAGTTTTAGACTTTTTAGCAACCGTAACTCAACCTGTTCAAAGCCAAGGAATTCCTGCGGGAGCCGTGTTTTTTCCTGAAGGAAATCGTAAAATAGGAGCCATGGGGTTTGACTCCCGAATGCAGCCTTGGGATCAATTTTCACCCTCAATTGAATGGCATCCCATGTCCTATGCAGTGTGTGGGGAAACGAACTGTATTACAGCACAAGTTCAGCAAGTTATTCAGCAAGCTCCCCCAGGAACTCAAGTGATTCCCGCTTTAGCCGGAGACTGGGGAAAATCCATAAAAAATCGCCCTTCTTTAGAACAGCAAATGGTGAATATTTCTGCAATGATTCCTCAAATTAATGCGTTTAGTCATTATGGTTATGATTGGCAAGATTTGGAAGAAACTCGACAACGAAAATTCTGTAAATGA
- a CDS encoding SPFH domain-containing protein — MKFTRFSSILFTTLLGTSLSSCGIVPGTSVTTVEPGYAGLKIQLYGGEKGIENAKVVTGRVWYNGYTEEVVVFPTFINTYPFTQAATEGSPTDESVVFSVGGSPVSADVGVSFGFSTEALSGTTKTKLHQFYETYRKTPEQFRANELRNGLRNCFGEVAENQKLTPAMLPMNQQKLVNGVRDCTQKRFTIIVVQDISLLNPLRLPPEIQKSIDEQFAAQQAAQTAESNRRKVEAEAASNVAKAKGEAQVTIEQARAEAESNRLLANSITPQLLELERLRVERVRVEKWNGQQANIIQTPNVQLGSGTPGGTP, encoded by the coding sequence ATGAAATTCACCCGTTTTTCATCTATTCTATTCACCACTCTTTTAGGAACCAGTTTAAGTTCCTGTGGTATTGTTCCAGGAACCAGTGTCACCACTGTTGAACCGGGTTACGCTGGGTTAAAAATTCAACTTTATGGCGGAGAAAAAGGCATCGAAAACGCCAAAGTAGTTACAGGAAGAGTGTGGTATAATGGTTATACAGAAGAAGTTGTAGTTTTCCCTACATTTATTAATACCTATCCCTTTACTCAAGCTGCAACCGAGGGTTCACCGACGGATGAATCCGTGGTATTTTCAGTCGGAGGGAGTCCCGTTTCTGCGGATGTCGGAGTTTCCTTTGGATTTAGTACAGAAGCTCTTTCAGGAACAACAAAAACCAAACTTCATCAATTTTATGAAACCTACCGAAAAACCCCTGAGCAATTTCGAGCTAATGAGTTAAGAAATGGGTTAAGAAATTGTTTTGGAGAAGTCGCAGAAAATCAGAAATTAACGCCAGCCATGTTACCGATGAATCAACAAAAATTAGTGAATGGTGTGAGAGATTGTACCCAAAAGCGGTTTACAATTATTGTTGTTCAAGATATTTCTTTATTGAATCCTCTACGTTTACCACCTGAAATTCAAAAGAGTATTGATGAACAATTTGCGGCGCAACAAGCGGCTCAAACGGCTGAATCTAATCGTCGTAAAGTCGAAGCAGAAGCTGCATCTAATGTTGCTAAAGCTAAAGGAGAAGCTCAAGTCACCATTGAACAAGCCAGAGCCGAAGCAGAATCAAACCGTTTATTAGCCAATTCCATTACCCCCCAATTATTAGAATTAGAACGTTTAAGAGTAGAACGAGTCAGGGTGGAAAAATGGAATGGTCAACAAGCGAATATTATTCAAACCCCTAATGTGCAGTTAGGAAGTGGAACGCCTGGGGGAACACCATAA
- a CDS encoding glycosyltransferase family 2 protein, producing the protein MTFGFSSQRLKRLILLGYPLPQTTTLVFLGLVTLITVLSLAWLNGEPNITKFFNLLCNFQNNPPWWSEVPELSPKYLLLPTLIFSGIAAIIIKVSPQPQTWTRALIISINLAIILRYLLWRGITTLNLTHPVAGILSLGLFLAELLMLLLSSLQLYLSLKIKDNKSEVNPLAKDIIETRYTPSVDIFIPSYDEPEFIIKRTIIGCQALDYPHKKIYLLDDTRRPEIKKLAKTLGCQYITRVDNLYAKAGNLNHALMQTKGELIVVFDADFIPTKNFINRTIGFFQDSQIALVQTPQTYYNFDPIARNLGLENQLLPDEEQFYRQLELIKNSVGSTVCSGTSFVVRRSALESIGGFVTESICEDYFTGIQLTAKGYRLVYLNEKLSAGLAAENINAHLTQRERWGQGTLQAFFIKSNPLTIPGLTLVQRLAHLEGLASWFMFGLRIYLLIMPLIYAFFNILPVQASLDEWLYFFTPIYFFQMITFSWLNYHSRSFIFNEICSIQHCFQLGLMVFNTILNPFNQGFKVTPKGIIQDRYNWNHNLALPLIGFWILTALAVLKITILGTPEIDEINTESGISLGIIWGVYNLIIITLSILMTIDAPKPDHYDWFELRRVVQIQIQNQTLWGITTQVSEAGAEIDITTQYPLDFSTQQTIKLDWVEENLSLQGHIKTFDYKGDNLTLQVEFEAVSLSQYRQLIELLFCRPGQWKNQKVPGELRSLFLVFRALIKPRFLFDKKPKIKAMKVSQF; encoded by the coding sequence ATGACATTTGGGTTTAGTAGTCAACGCCTGAAACGGTTAATTTTGTTGGGATATCCTCTCCCTCAAACGACCACTTTAGTGTTTCTGGGATTAGTTACATTGATTACTGTATTGAGCCTAGCGTGGTTGAACGGCGAACCCAACATTACCAAATTTTTTAATCTCCTTTGTAACTTCCAAAATAATCCTCCCTGGTGGTCTGAAGTTCCTGAATTGTCTCCTAAATATTTGTTGTTACCGACCCTAATTTTTTCTGGAATTGCAGCAATTATTATTAAAGTCTCTCCGCAGCCTCAAACTTGGACAAGAGCGTTAATTATTAGTATTAATTTAGCCATTATTCTGAGATATTTATTATGGCGGGGTATTACCACACTCAATTTAACTCATCCTGTTGCTGGAATCTTAAGTTTAGGGTTATTTTTAGCTGAATTACTTATGCTGCTTCTGAGTAGCTTACAACTTTATTTATCCCTAAAAATTAAGGATAATAAATCTGAAGTCAATCCCCTAGCTAAGGATATTATAGAAACTCGATATACCCCTTCAGTGGATATTTTTATTCCCAGCTATGATGAACCTGAATTTATTATAAAACGGACAATAATTGGCTGTCAAGCTTTAGATTATCCCCATAAAAAAATTTATCTCCTTGATGATACTCGTCGCCCAGAAATTAAAAAATTAGCTAAAACTTTAGGATGTCAATATATTACACGGGTTGATAATCTTTACGCTAAAGCCGGAAACTTAAATCATGCGTTAATGCAGACAAAAGGAGAATTAATTGTTGTATTTGATGCAGATTTTATTCCCACCAAAAACTTTATAAATCGAACCATTGGCTTTTTCCAAGATTCTCAAATTGCCTTAGTTCAAACCCCCCAAACTTATTATAACTTTGACCCAATTGCCCGAAATTTAGGCTTAGAAAATCAATTACTTCCTGATGAAGAACAATTTTATCGTCAACTGGAATTAATCAAAAATTCGGTGGGGAGTACCGTTTGTTCAGGAACCTCTTTTGTTGTGCGCCGCAGTGCTTTAGAGAGTATTGGAGGGTTTGTTACAGAATCTATTTGTGAAGATTATTTCACCGGAATTCAGTTAACAGCTAAGGGATATCGCCTGGTTTATTTGAATGAAAAATTAAGTGCTGGGTTAGCAGCAGAAAATATTAATGCTCATTTAACGCAACGAGAACGATGGGGACAAGGAACATTACAAGCCTTTTTTATTAAGTCTAATCCCTTAACCATTCCAGGTTTAACCCTCGTACAACGGTTAGCTCATTTAGAAGGATTAGCCAGTTGGTTTATGTTTGGATTGAGAATCTATTTACTGATAATGCCCTTAATTTATGCCTTCTTTAATATTCTTCCCGTTCAAGCCTCTTTAGATGAATGGCTTTACTTTTTTACCCCCATTTATTTCTTTCAGATGATAACTTTTTCTTGGTTAAATTATCATAGTCGCTCTTTTATTTTTAATGAAATTTGCTCTATTCAACATTGTTTTCAGTTAGGATTAATGGTATTTAATACAATCCTTAATCCTTTTAATCAAGGATTTAAGGTAACGCCAAAGGGTATCATTCAAGATCGCTATAATTGGAATCATAATTTGGCTTTACCCTTAATTGGATTTTGGATCTTAACAGCTTTAGCTGTCCTGAAAATTACGATTTTAGGAACACCTGAAATAGACGAAATTAATACCGAATCTGGAATCAGTTTAGGAATTATTTGGGGCGTTTACAATTTAATTATTATTACCTTATCTATTTTAATGACAATTGATGCCCCTAAACCTGATCATTATGATTGGTTTGAATTACGGCGAGTGGTACAAATTCAGATTCAAAATCAAACTCTTTGGGGAATTACAACCCAAGTCTCAGAAGCTGGTGCAGAAATTGATATTACAACCCAATATCCCCTGGATTTTTCGACTCAGCAGACCATTAAACTAGATTGGGTTGAAGAAAATTTAAGCCTACAGGGACACATCAAAACCTTCGATTACAAAGGAGATAACTTAACCCTACAGGTCGAATTTGAAGCCGTGAGTTTATCTCAATATCGTCAACTGATTGAACTTTTATTTTGTCGTCCCGGTCAATGGAAAAACCAAAAAGTTCCAGGGGAATTGAGATCGCTTTTTCTGGTTTTTAGAGCCTTAATTAAACCCCGATTTTTATTTGATAAAAAACCCAAAATTAAAGCCATGAAAGTCTCCCAATTCTAA
- a CDS encoding SDR family oxidoreductase, whose protein sequence is MNTESYIFVAGASRGVGREVVNCLRNQQQNVKALLRTPDTRPELEAMGVQVVMGDALEITAVEQALLGPEPISAVISTIGGLPKEGERADYLGNKNLIDAAVKAGVRKFILVSSIGSGESVVALPPQALETLKSVLVEKEKAEQHLINSGLTYTIIRPGGLKSEPATGNGILTENYRVAGIIHRGDVGQLVCDCLFSDLANGKILSAIDGNMTYGEPDFEVLNLS, encoded by the coding sequence ATGAACACGGAATCTTATATTTTTGTCGCTGGTGCGAGTCGAGGTGTCGGACGAGAAGTGGTGAACTGCTTACGAAACCAACAGCAAAACGTGAAAGCATTGTTAAGAACACCGGACACTCGCCCCGAATTGGAAGCAATGGGGGTACAAGTGGTCATGGGGGATGCGTTAGAGATAACAGCCGTTGAACAGGCACTATTAGGCCCAGAACCCATTTCCGCCGTGATTAGTACCATTGGCGGTTTACCCAAAGAGGGAGAGAGGGCTGATTATTTAGGAAATAAAAATTTAATTGATGCGGCGGTGAAAGCGGGGGTCAGGAAGTTTATTTTAGTGTCTTCGATTGGGAGTGGGGAGAGTGTGGTGGCTTTACCGCCCCAAGCGTTGGAAACCTTAAAATCGGTTTTGGTGGAAAAGGAAAAAGCAGAACAACATTTAATTAATAGTGGGCTGACTTACACCATTATTCGTCCGGGGGGGTTAAAGTCTGAACCCGCAACGGGAAATGGGATATTAACGGAAAATTACCGAGTTGCAGGTATCATTCATCGGGGGGATGTGGGTCAGTTGGTCTGTGATTGTTTATTTTCAGATTTAGCAAATGGTAAGATTTTGTCAGCCATTGACGGCAATATGACCTATGGAGAACCGGATTTTGAGGTTTTGAATTTAAGTTAA
- a CDS encoding PP2C family protein-serine/threonine phosphatase, giving the protein MSLQKLFQISTSAPPPIHCTNPACPQPRNSLGNHICEACQTPLTYRYLWATGAGANQIQPGQLVGNRYYVTFPQVWLDTKPGAPPILPDMLSESILSYLYLHPHRLHIPGVFGVYPLGIPPEATETLLLDNIPVDSRGQLLPTLVEAWPKTNPVRQVYWLWQMLQLWTPLTEQGASYSLLVKDNLRVDGWRVRLRELHQGKVQPTQRDLAESWTAFIETAHPTIQYRLQTLHQLLRHQEDSLKEVASQLNHLLMEQAAQLPLHLAVMGLTDVGIKRSHNEDSCYPNLHDVRNLYIYPNDKLIPNLSIVCDGVGGHDGGEVASQLAVQSVKPLIHSLMAEIYAQEELAPPELIMEQLQEIARVVNNVIAAQNNQQGREFRQRMGTTLVMALQLPQKVKTPEGVELNNCHELYIVNVGDSRAYWITQNSCQQLTLDDDVINREIRHGRSLYWDAAQRSGSGALTQALGTREAEFLRPMVQRFIIEEDGLLLLCSDGLSDNQRVEQCWQDFSASVLNGEQSLESAVQGWIDVANDKNGHDNVSVVLTYCGVSPQKLVLVETIPLSTKPEPLETEPTEASKVLLYGESIPEPEIQPTPKPPSKWKEVAFILSLFAIVISAGFAIWWQVSQSQLKSIPEQPKPTNKR; this is encoded by the coding sequence GTGTCCTTACAAAAATTATTTCAAATTAGCACTTCGGCGCCGCCGCCTATCCATTGTACAAATCCCGCCTGTCCCCAACCGCGTAACTCGTTAGGAAATCACATTTGTGAAGCTTGTCAAACTCCCCTAACCTATCGATATTTGTGGGCGACGGGTGCCGGGGCGAATCAAATTCAACCGGGTCAGTTAGTGGGAAATCGCTATTATGTAACCTTTCCGCAAGTTTGGTTAGATACCAAACCCGGAGCTCCGCCGATTTTGCCCGATATGCTCTCGGAGTCAATTTTGTCCTATTTATACTTACATCCCCATCGACTCCATATTCCTGGGGTGTTTGGGGTGTATCCCTTGGGAATTCCCCCAGAAGCAACGGAAACTTTATTATTAGATAACATTCCCGTTGATAGTCGGGGTCAATTGTTACCGACGTTAGTAGAAGCATGGCCAAAAACGAACCCGGTGCGTCAGGTGTATTGGTTATGGCAAATGCTGCAATTATGGACACCGTTAACTGAACAAGGTGCCTCCTATAGTTTATTAGTCAAAGATAATTTACGAGTAGATGGATGGCGGGTGCGGTTGCGAGAACTGCATCAAGGTAAAGTTCAACCGACCCAACGAGATTTAGCCGAGTCTTGGACAGCGTTTATTGAAACCGCCCATCCCACCATCCAATATCGGTTACAAACCCTGCATCAATTGCTGCGTCATCAGGAAGACTCGTTAAAAGAAGTGGCGAGTCAACTGAATCACTTATTAATGGAACAAGCGGCTCAATTACCCTTACATTTAGCGGTCATGGGCTTAACCGATGTGGGGATTAAACGTTCCCATAATGAGGATAGTTGTTATCCGAATCTTCACGATGTACGGAATCTTTATATTTATCCCAATGATAAATTAATTCCTAATTTAAGTATTGTTTGTGATGGTGTGGGGGGTCATGACGGGGGCGAGGTAGCCAGTCAATTAGCGGTACAATCTGTTAAACCGTTAATTCATAGTTTAATGGCGGAAATTTATGCTCAAGAAGAGTTAGCACCGCCGGAATTAATTATGGAACAATTGCAAGAAATTGCCCGCGTTGTTAATAATGTAATTGCGGCACAAAATAATCAACAGGGACGAGAATTTAGACAACGGATGGGAACAACCTTAGTCATGGCGTTGCAACTCCCCCAAAAAGTCAAAACCCCAGAGGGAGTTGAATTGAATAATTGCCATGAACTTTATATTGTTAATGTTGGGGATAGTCGAGCTTATTGGATAACCCAGAATTCCTGTCAACAATTAACCCTTGATGATGACGTGATAAATCGAGAAATCCGTCATGGTCGCTCTTTATATTGGGATGCTGCTCAACGCTCTGGTTCCGGTGCTTTAACCCAAGCGTTAGGAACCCGGGAAGCGGAATTTTTACGCCCTATGGTGCAACGATTTATTATTGAAGAAGACGGATTATTATTATTATGTTCCGATGGATTAAGTGATAATCAACGAGTGGAACAATGTTGGCAAGATTTTTCCGCTTCGGTGTTAAATGGAGAACAATCTTTAGAATCTGCTGTGCAAGGATGGATTGATGTTGCTAATGACAAAAATGGTCATGATAATGTTTCCGTTGTTTTAACGTATTGTGGGGTTTCTCCTCAAAAATTAGTGTTAGTAGAAACCATCCCGTTATCCACAAAACCAGAACCCCTCGAAACAGAACCAACGGAAGCATCCAAAGTTTTATTATATGGTGAATCTATTCCTGAACCAGAAATTCAACCCACACCAAAACCTCCCTCCAAATGGAAGGAAGTTGCCTTTATTCTGAGTTTATTTGCTATAGTAATATCCGCAGGTTTTGCGATTTGGTGGCAAGTTAGTCAATCTCAACTCAAATCAATTCCTGAACAACCAAAACCCACCAATAAACGTTAG
- the petN gene encoding cytochrome b6-f complex subunit PetN yields MDIVSLGWVSLLVLFTFSISMVVWARNGF; encoded by the coding sequence ATGGATATTGTCTCACTGGGCTGGGTTTCGCTGTTAGTGCTGTTTACTTTTTCAATTTCAATGGTTGTTTGGGCTCGTAACGGATTCTAA